One Pararge aegeria chromosome 1, ilParAegt1.1, whole genome shotgun sequence genomic region harbors:
- the LOC120623977 gene encoding UDP-glucosyltransferase 2-like: protein MSLEILTGSILKIFFIVCVIGSNESARILAVYPVPSISHQIVFRPLMQELVKRGHEVVVITADPAFPKGQAPENLTEIDVHDLSYKIWNVFLETGKAQSNNMNPQQIKIFFDVMLDVFEAQVKSENVQKLIRNKDKSFDLLFVEACMRPALSFAYLYKRDLPIIEFSSLGGLCGTFDETGAPTNYLVYPLPFRQKVYNLSLWEKITEVYNDYQIERACKEHEKSENKIVKRIFGPNTPDLRELKKNVQLIFLNVNPIWDFNRPVPPNIIYLGGIHQKPDRELPMDVKTYLDSSKNGVIYMSFGTNARPSLLPAEKLRIFTNVFSQLPYNILWKWDKEQLPNRSKNIRISKWLPQSDLLKHPKVKLFITQGGLQSTDEALTAGVPLIVIPFLGDQWFNAEHYVKLNIGLHLDLETITETDLKNAILNIIQDKTYRENVVKLNKLIRDQPQSPLERAVWWTEYVLRHGGATHLRAAGAHMHWTEYYALDILLLLLSASVALFMGILLVIRYVVSKVQNKNLKIKANKIN, encoded by the exons ATGAGCCTGGAAATATTAACGGGAAgcatactaaaaatattttttattgtttgtgtgATTGGATCAAACGAGTCAGCCAGAATATTAGCAGTGTATCCAGTGCCTTCCATAAGTCATCAAATAGTGTTTCGTCCATTAATGCAAGAATTAGTGAAACGAGGACACGAAGTAGTGGTGATTACAGCAGATCCCGCGTTTCCAAAAGGACAAGCTCCTGAAAATCTCACTGAAATAGATGTCCATGACTTATCTTACAAAATATGGAACGTTTTTTTAGAGACAGGGAAGGCGCAATCTAATAATATGAATCCtcagcaaataaaaatatttttcgacgTCATGTTAGACGTTTTTGAAGCGCAAGTTAAGTCAGAGAATGTCCAAAAACTTATTCGTAATAAGGATAAAAGTTTTGATTTATTGTTTGTAGAAGCTTGTATGAGACCAGCTTTAAGTTTCGCATACCTTTATAAGCGTGATTTGCCGATAATAGAATTCAGTTCATTAGGTGGTTTATGTGGAACATTTGACGAGACCGGAGCCCCAACTAATTATCTTGTGTATCCATTGCCTTTTCGCCAGAAAGTCTATAATTTGTCTTTATGGGAAAAAATAACAGAAGTTTATAATGACTACCAGATTGAAAGAGCTTGCAAAGAACATGAAAaatcagaaaataaaatagttaagcGCATATTTGGTCCGAATACACCTGATCTGAGAGAATTGAAGAAAAATgtgcaattgatatttttaaatgtaaatccTATATGGGATTTCAATAGACCAGTTCCGCCTAACATAATATACTTGGGTGGTATTCATCAGAAGCCTGACAGAGAGTTGCCAATG GATGTTAAAACCTACCTTGACTCGTCTAAAAACGGCGTTATATACATGAGTTTCGGTACAAATGCTAGACCATCGCTATTACCAGCTGAGAAATTGAGAATATTCACAAATGTGTTCTCCCAACTGccgtataatattttatggaaatGGGATAAAGAGCAATTACCAAACCGTTCTAAAAACATAAGGATTTCAAAATGGTTACCACAATCAGACTTATTAA agCATCCTAAAGTGAAACTATTCATCACTCAAGGAGGTCTTCAGTCAACTGATGAAGCTTTGACAGCAGGTGTACCATTAATTGTAATACCATTTCTTGGAGATCAATGGTTCAATGCCGAACATTACGTTAAACTAAATATTGGGTTACATCTTGATTTGGAAACTATTACTGAGACTGACCTGAAGAATGCCATTCTAAACATTATTCAGGATAAGAC ATACCGTGAGAACGTAGTCAAACTGAATAAACTTATACGCGATCAACCTCAGTCGCCGTTAGAACGGGCCGTTTGGTGGACGGAATACGTGCTTCGGCATGGTGGAGCGACGCATCTACGAGCCGCAGGCGCGCATATGCACTGGACGGAATATTACgcattagatattttattattgcttttgAGTGCGTCTGTAGCACTCTTTATGGGTATTTTATTAGTGATACGATATGTTGTAtcaaaagtacaaaataaaaatttaaaaattaaggcGAACaagataaactaa